The Nakaseomyces glabratus chromosome D, complete sequence nucleotide sequence tttatatatattacatAACAATataccaaataaaaaaaccaaTACTAATGCAAGGATATAATCCTGACATTGCCTATATTCACAACAATCGATAATATACTACCTGCTGATAGctatactttttttttcaagatgctcatcgatttttttCTCACAGCGAGGAAAAAATGTTAGAATGCTAACACATAAAGAGGATTCACAACAAATACTACTTTCACCAGCTGTCATAGCCGGAATCAACGTACTTGACACATCTCATAGGACAACAGTATTAGGTGAACATTGGTAGACGCGATTCATATTAATTTCCCCCACAACTTATCCTGGCAGTTTTGAATTACGGACATTGTCATAATTTTAGTGACAGCGAAGTTGAACTTCAGTTTGGAAAGATTTATTTAGACTTATTGCGAAAGAGCTTTGGATTATCGAAGTAGTGCATATTTGGTCAATATTATCTTGGAgcaattttcattttgcGAACCCTCACATACTCAAGAGCTCTCAGGTACCAAGATGTCATTTGCTGGGTACTCTGGTAATTCCAATTCGAACTCCCATTTCAAGAGGCGGAACACCACGCAGACCGATAGAGATGGTGCCAATACACATAATAAGAGGTCAAGGCCGAATAATTATAGTAAAAATGCTGATTTTGCGAAGAGTAACGATATGAATGATAGGAACAATAGCAAACCAGAGTTTACAGGCTCGAGGTACCAAGGTGGGAAAGCCAGCAGGTTTCCGAAGAAGGATTATGAAGAGAGTTCGAACAAGAACAGGAatagaaatcaaaatacGAAGAGGTTCCAAAGCACAAAACCAAACAGAAAGCTGAATGTTAATGAGAGTCGATTTAGAGAAGACTACAACAATAAACATGGCAGAATCTCTACACGTTACAACAATTTCACAACAGGCAATACAAGCGATATACGGACTAATGGTAACAACACGCCTTTACGACAGGATGACAGAAATACTATAACCAGGCCATCTAACAATGCCAATAATAACCAGGATTCAGGCaggaaaatatttgaaCTTCCCAAGGGACCAAAATCAACAATATCTAGATATAACACTGGAGAACCATACAAAGGTACAAAACCTCAATCTATACCAACTCCTACTCTACCTACTACTTTCCTATCGAGACCCATGAACGACTCCGTGTATGAACGATTATTACAAGTTGGTGAAGGTACATATGGTAAGGTCTACAAAGCTAGAAATACAGTTACGAAAGAACTTGTTGCACTCAAGAAGTTAAGACTACAAGGGGAAAGGGAAGGATTTCCAATCACTTCAATTAGAGAAATCAAGTTATTACAAAGTTTTAACCACGAGAACGTGTCAACAATAAAGGAAATTATGGTGGAAAGCCAGAAGATCATATACATGATCTTTGAGTATGCCGACAATGATCTTGGGGGGTTGTTACTAAATAAACAGATCAATATTAATGCGGCACAATCGAAACACATATTCAAACAAATTCTTCACGGTATCGAATACCTACACGATAACAACATACTACATCGTGACATAAAGGGCTCTAATATTCTTATAGACAATCAAGGCTCACTTAAGCTCACGGATTTCGGTTTAGCTAGAAAAATAGATTGTAACAGAGATGCCATCCGAGATTATACAAATAGGGTCATAACGATATGGTATAGGCCGCCCGAGTTGTTGCTAGGTACAACAAATTATGGACCTGAGGTAGATATGTGGGGTTGTGGGTGTATACTTGTCGAGTTGTTCAACAAGATGGCAATCTTTCAAGGTACAAACGAGCTGGAGCAACTTGAGGCTATTTTCAAAGTCATGGGCTCTCCAAGTATAGAACAATGGCcgaatatttttgatatgcCCTGGTTCTTCATGATTATGCCTCAACAAGCTACCAAATATCCAAACGTTTTTGAGGAAAAGTTTAGGGCAGTGCTAGAGACAGACAATTGCTTCAAGTTGGCACAGGGTCTACTACGTTATGATCAAGAAAAGAGGCTAACAGCCAGCGAAGCGCTACAAAGCgaatatttcaaagaagaTCCTCAACCGCAGCCTCTAATATTGAATGACGCTATAAGTTGCCACGAGTTTGAAGTAAAGCTGGCcagaaaacaacaaaaaaagaaagaacagaGCAAGTCTACCACCTCTTCTGCTTAAATGTGTCTTCTGCATTTTTTCAACCTGAATAGTATATGTTTGCGTTGCATCTTTTGCATACCtatatatttcattttacAACTAGCACCAATACCGCAAACTATACCGTTTCTCCGCAGGCATAGCACAGATTCATGGATTTTCCCATTAGGTCGaaacatattttattaattgcaTCACAGTTAATTATGTgtcatatataaataacGAATATAGAACTAGttttatattaataatacaGCACGTCCTTCCCCCATCATCGGTCCATTTTGGCCACAAATAGTATCAAAAAGCATGGGAGAAACGCCAAAcaagaattgaaattgtaGAAACGTCACCACCCCcagtttcatttttcaCCTCCACCAAGCATTTGGTCCTCAAAACACCGACTACTACCGATAAGCCAACTGCTGTTCACCTTCCCCAATTGCCCGACCAGGTTCTCATTGCATTGTTTAGACATGGTATCGAGATGTCTCGTTGTCTCCTTCAAGTTCTGGTTCAGCTCTTCCAATTGCTGAGCTAAATGCGCATACTGTCTCTGTTTAGTATTGTTCATACCGAATTCTTACTTAACTTCACGGGTTTGTAGCACTGTTTAGCATCCCAGTTGATATGCTTCTTGATCTATCAAAGACAAAGATCATCGCAAAAAGTCTTTAAAAAGtgcaaaaattgaaaacattgCTTTAAATTGTAGTAGTGCTGGCAAAATAGGTCTAATACAATGGAATTATAATgtgttatatatatacatgaATGCATTTGATTTGTAATTAGCTTAGATACAGATATTTGAATTATTAGCTTTTGTAGCGGTTCTCGAGCTCGGTTTTTGACCTGAATTTGGACAATGAGGTCGCACCCTAAGGTTTTACTAAAAGAATTGAGGGTTGCGCCTAGCTGAAATCTTAGTCCACTTTGGCACCTTGTGTATACCTTTCCTGTAGCCTCTGCTCTTCTTGTCAAACACTGTGTATTTGTCCTTTGCTGACATCTGGTACTCCTTAGGGAAGAACGACGCTTTGTTCAGCAGACGCATAATGGCACTTCTGGGCTTGTACTTGCGTTCTTCCAGTGCTTGTTCAAACTGCAACCCTTTCTCCTGAcagcgctgtacgtgcaATCCAAGTGTTAGGTTCTTCACTACATCATCAACAGCCTTTAGCCTCTGTCTTTGACGGAACTTCTGGGGACCGGACATCCTCCATGGAACTTTCCACAACAACCCGCCTTGCAGGAACTGAGTACCTCTGAATGGACCAAACATCTTAATTACGGTTGCTTGGAGGGTTCTTGTAATGCCTAGACTACTATCCAACAGTAACTTCTTTAATAAATTCTCCAGGAAATCCTCCTTCCAAGTGTCTCAAGAGTGACTAAGAACGAGGAACCGGCAGAGGACAAAGCACTGGAGGAGACAATTAAAAGTGCTTGAGTACAGCTTATATTGAAACCAACTCAGCTTGAAACGTTGCTATTTGAATCAATTAGAATAGTACTGAGAGAATAGTTGCAACAATGTCTGAGCAAGCAGCTAGCGAAAGCGGGCGTAGAGTGCCCTTGTGGGTTTTGAATGCTAGGGAGGAGAAGGAGGCCAGGACGAACTTGAAGAACATGGCTTACAAGAACTGTGATGAGTATGTGAAGGCTATGGCTGATTGTGCAAAGCAGAATGGTCTCAAATGTTTTCCGGCTTGTGATCAACAGAGAGCAGACATGAGGCAGTGCCTGCTGTTCTACCAGACAGATCATTACTTGGATGTTGAGAGGGACAAGATTGTTCAGAAGAGAATCGCCAGGCTGGAAGAGATGGTAAATAAGCAGAAATCGTGATATGCTGGCTATCGACACTAACATATATTCAGGTTCCTCTCTTTTTAAAAGGTACAACGTTTGTTATGAAATGCAATACAATAACTTTCACTGTaaataaatttaatgaCCATTACCCCCATACAATAGACTTTTCTTCTCCAGTACATTccaataaatatttaaatCAAATACCAGATTTCAGAA carries:
- the HSK3 gene encoding Hsk3p (CAGL0D02018g~Ortholog(s) have microtubule plus-end binding activity); amino-acid sequence: MNNTKQRQYAHLAQQLEELNQNLKETTRHLDTMSKQCNENLVGQLGKVNSSWLIGSSRCFEDQMLGGGEK
- the MRPL31 gene encoding mitochondrial 54S ribosomal protein mL60 (CAGL0D02024g~Ortholog(s) have structural constituent of ribosome activity and mitochondrial large ribosomal subunit localization), translating into MFGPFRGTQFLQGGLLWKVPWRMSGPQKFRQRQRLKAVDDVVKNLTLGLHVQRCQEKGLQFEQALEERKYKPRSAIMRLLNKASFFPKEYQMSAKDKYTVFDKKSRGYRKGIHKVPKWTKISARRNPQFF
- the CMC1 gene encoding Cmc1p (CAGL0D02046g~Ortholog(s) have copper ion binding activity, role in mitochondrial respiratory chain complex IV assembly and extrinsic component of mitochondrial inner membrane, mitochondrial intermembrane space localization); translated protein: MSEQAASESGRRVPLWVLNAREEKEARTNLKNMAYKNCDEYVKAMADCAKQNGLKCFPACDQQRADMRQCLLFYQTDHYLDVERDKIVQKRIARLEEMVNKQKS
- the CTK1 gene encoding cyclin-dependent serine/threonine protein kinase CTK1 (CAGL0D02002g~Ortholog(s) have RNA polymerase II carboxy-terminal domain kinase activity, cyclin-dependent protein serine/threonine kinase activity), coding for MSFAGYSGNSNSNSHFKRRNTTQTDRDGANTHNKRSRPNNYSKNADFAKSNDMNDRNNSKPEFTGSRYQGGKASRFPKKDYEESSNKNRNRNQNTKRFQSTKPNRKLNVNESRFREDYNNKHGRISTRYNNFTTGNTSDIRTNGNNTPLRQDDRNTITRPSNNANNNQDSGRKIFELPKGPKSTISRYNTGEPYKGTKPQSIPTPTLPTTFLSRPMNDSVYERLLQVGEGTYGKVYKARNTVTKELVALKKLRLQGEREGFPITSIREIKLLQSFNHENVSTIKEIMVESQKIIYMIFEYADNDLGGLLLNKQININAAQSKHIFKQILHGIEYLHDNNILHRDIKGSNILIDNQGSLKLTDFGLARKIDCNRDAIRDYTNRVITIWYRPPELLLGTTNYGPEVDMWGCGCILVELFNKMAIFQGTNELEQLEAIFKVMGSPSIEQWPNIFDMPWFFMIMPQQATKYPNVFEEKFRAVLETDNCFKLAQGLLRYDQEKRLTASEALQSEYFKEDPQPQPLILNDAISCHEFEVKLARKQQKKKEQSKSTTSSA